A genomic segment from Acipenser ruthenus chromosome 5, fAciRut3.2 maternal haplotype, whole genome shotgun sequence encodes:
- the LOC117403103 gene encoding sialomucin core protein 24 isoform X4, translating into MYWKLLFAALTLTVLGSTTAEEPGACSNQTSCADCSKFLLENQTACQWVVCTGNSSSFTSHCLNKTEALGTNCTTVNATSCTVPFNTTTTAVTPTTPHNATLPTTAQTNSTVLPTTAPPKKSSFDAASFIGGIVLVLGLQAVIFFLYKFCKSKDSNYDNL; encoded by the exons ATGTATTGGAAACTACTCTTTGCGGCATTAACTCTTACCGTGCTGGGAAGTACAACAGCCGAGGAACCAG GTGCCTGTTCTAATCAGACCAGCTGTGCAGACTGCTCAAAATTCCTCTTAGAGAATCAAACTGCCTGTCAGTGGGTGGTGTGCACAG gaAACAGCTCCTCATTTACAAGCCACTGTTTGAATAAAACTGAAGCCCTCGGCACAAATTGCACAACTGTCAACGCAACTTCTTGTACAG tTCCTTTTAACACGACCACCACTGCTGTGACTCCAACCACCCCACACAATGCCACCCTTCCAACTACAG CCCAAACCAACTCAACAGTGCTCCCCACCACAGCCCCCCCTAAGAAGTCCAGCTTTGATGCAGCCAGCTTTATTGGAGGCATCGTGCTGGTGCTGGGCCTGCAGGCTGTCATCTTCTTCCTCTACAAGTTCTGCAAATCCAAGGATAGCAACTACGACAACCTCTAA
- the LOC117403103 gene encoding sialomucin core protein 24 isoform X1, whose translation MYWKLLFAALTLTVLGSTTAEEPGACSNQTSCADCSKFLLENQTACQWVVCTAGNSSSFTSHCLNKTEALGTNCTTVNATSCTVNSTTVGPPTTTNSTTVVTSVPFNTTTTAVTPTTPHNATLPTTAQTNSTVLPTTAPPKKSSFDAASFIGGIVLVLGLQAVIFFLYKFCKSKDSNYDNL comes from the exons ATGTATTGGAAACTACTCTTTGCGGCATTAACTCTTACCGTGCTGGGAAGTACAACAGCCGAGGAACCAG GTGCCTGTTCTAATCAGACCAGCTGTGCAGACTGCTCAAAATTCCTCTTAGAGAATCAAACTGCCTGTCAGTGGGTGGTGTGCACAG caggaAACAGCTCCTCATTTACAAGCCACTGTTTGAATAAAACTGAAGCCCTCGGCACAAATTGCACAACTGTCAACGCAACTTCTTGTACAG tcaATTCAACCACTGTTGGTCCACCGACTACAACCAACTCCACTACTGTAGTAACGTCAG tTCCTTTTAACACGACCACCACTGCTGTGACTCCAACCACCCCACACAATGCCACCCTTCCAACTACAG CCCAAACCAACTCAACAGTGCTCCCCACCACAGCCCCCCCTAAGAAGTCCAGCTTTGATGCAGCCAGCTTTATTGGAGGCATCGTGCTGGTGCTGGGCCTGCAGGCTGTCATCTTCTTCCTCTACAAGTTCTGCAAATCCAAGGATAGCAACTACGACAACCTCTAA
- the ppil6 gene encoding probable inactive peptidyl-prolyl cis-trans isomerase-like 6 isoform X1 has translation MAPEVQLEIVGLLKETAFQIAKCIAEGLKLKFPKNFSEPIICPLLECAWDEYVNNKKKSLKGEFWEYSSSLMCFVNGQLIGNEKDLKVWAEEHWDFIFFRPLALYLALAEDFYSSHLGNTKHTFVYMDISIGENAIGRLLFELFSDLCPKTSRNFQQLCTGEAGSTAGNLQLAYKGSIFHRVIPNGWIQGGDISGGKGVGGESIYGPTFEDESFAVPHNKRGILGMANKRRHTNGSQFYITLKPAPWMDTKHVAFGQLIEGTEVLKKLEAVPTYNERPKHECKVMDCGIYVP, from the exons ATGGCTCCCGAAGTGCAGCTGGAGATTGTGGGTCTCCTGAAAGAGACAGCCTTTCAAATCGCGAAATGCATTGCGGAG GGCCTGAAACTGAAGTTTCCAAAAAATTTCTCAGAACCAATCATTTGTCCACTACTGGAATGCGCATGGGATGAAtatgtaaacaataaaaaaaag tctCTTAAAGGGGAATTTTGGGAGTATTCCTCAAGCCTCATGTGTTTTGTGAATGGTCAGCTCATTGGTAATGAGAAGGATTTGAAGGTCTGGGCTGAGGAACActgggatttcattttttttaggcCACTTGCTCTCTACTTGGCACTTGCAGAAGATTTCTACTCAAGTCACCTGGGAAACACAAAG CACACATTTGTATACATGGATATCTCCATCGGAGAAAATGCCATAGGGAGGTTACTATTTGAG CTTTTTTCAGATCTCTGTCCAAAGACGAGTCGCAATTTTCAACAACTGTGCACAGGAGAGGCAGGTTCCACTGCCGGCAACCTGCAACTCGCATACAAAGGGTCGATATTTCACCGTGTCATACCTAACGGCTGGATTCAGGGTGGAG ACATCTCAGGAGGAAAAGGAGTGGGTGGAGAATCAATTTACGGGCCAACATTTGAAG aTGAAAGCTTTGCAGTCCCCCACAACAAAAGAGGGATATTGGGGATGGCCAATAAAAGAAGGCACACAAACGGATCTCAATTTTATATTACACTTAAGCCTGCGCCCTGGATGGACACAAAACATGTAGCCTTTGG GCAGTTGATCGAAGGCACAGAGGTTCTGAAGAAACTGGAAGCTGTCCCCACCTACAATGAGAGACCAAAACACGAATGCAAAGTGATGGACTGTGGCATATATGTACCTTaa
- the ppil6 gene encoding probable inactive peptidyl-prolyl cis-trans isomerase-like 6 isoform X2, whose product MAPEVQLEIVGLLKETAFQIAKCIAESLKGEFWEYSSSLMCFVNGQLIGNEKDLKVWAEEHWDFIFFRPLALYLALAEDFYSSHLGNTKHTFVYMDISIGENAIGRLLFELFSDLCPKTSRNFQQLCTGEAGSTAGNLQLAYKGSIFHRVIPNGWIQGGDISGGKGVGGESIYGPTFEDESFAVPHNKRGILGMANKRRHTNGSQFYITLKPAPWMDTKHVAFGQLIEGTEVLKKLEAVPTYNERPKHECKVMDCGIYVP is encoded by the exons ATGGCTCCCGAAGTGCAGCTGGAGATTGTGGGTCTCCTGAAAGAGACAGCCTTTCAAATCGCGAAATGCATTGCGGAG tctCTTAAAGGGGAATTTTGGGAGTATTCCTCAAGCCTCATGTGTTTTGTGAATGGTCAGCTCATTGGTAATGAGAAGGATTTGAAGGTCTGGGCTGAGGAACActgggatttcattttttttaggcCACTTGCTCTCTACTTGGCACTTGCAGAAGATTTCTACTCAAGTCACCTGGGAAACACAAAG CACACATTTGTATACATGGATATCTCCATCGGAGAAAATGCCATAGGGAGGTTACTATTTGAG CTTTTTTCAGATCTCTGTCCAAAGACGAGTCGCAATTTTCAACAACTGTGCACAGGAGAGGCAGGTTCCACTGCCGGCAACCTGCAACTCGCATACAAAGGGTCGATATTTCACCGTGTCATACCTAACGGCTGGATTCAGGGTGGAG ACATCTCAGGAGGAAAAGGAGTGGGTGGAGAATCAATTTACGGGCCAACATTTGAAG aTGAAAGCTTTGCAGTCCCCCACAACAAAAGAGGGATATTGGGGATGGCCAATAAAAGAAGGCACACAAACGGATCTCAATTTTATATTACACTTAAGCCTGCGCCCTGGATGGACACAAAACATGTAGCCTTTGG GCAGTTGATCGAAGGCACAGAGGTTCTGAAGAAACTGGAAGCTGTCCCCACCTACAATGAGAGACCAAAACACGAATGCAAAGTGATGGACTGTGGCATATATGTACCTTaa
- the LOC117403103 gene encoding sialomucin core protein 24 isoform X2, whose amino-acid sequence MYWKLLFAALTLTVLGSTTAEEPGACSNQTSCADCSKFLLENQTACQWVVCTGNSSSFTSHCLNKTEALGTNCTTVNATSCTVNSTTVGPPTTTNSTTVVTSVPFNTTTTAVTPTTPHNATLPTTAQTNSTVLPTTAPPKKSSFDAASFIGGIVLVLGLQAVIFFLYKFCKSKDSNYDNL is encoded by the exons ATGTATTGGAAACTACTCTTTGCGGCATTAACTCTTACCGTGCTGGGAAGTACAACAGCCGAGGAACCAG GTGCCTGTTCTAATCAGACCAGCTGTGCAGACTGCTCAAAATTCCTCTTAGAGAATCAAACTGCCTGTCAGTGGGTGGTGTGCACAG gaAACAGCTCCTCATTTACAAGCCACTGTTTGAATAAAACTGAAGCCCTCGGCACAAATTGCACAACTGTCAACGCAACTTCTTGTACAG tcaATTCAACCACTGTTGGTCCACCGACTACAACCAACTCCACTACTGTAGTAACGTCAG tTCCTTTTAACACGACCACCACTGCTGTGACTCCAACCACCCCACACAATGCCACCCTTCCAACTACAG CCCAAACCAACTCAACAGTGCTCCCCACCACAGCCCCCCCTAAGAAGTCCAGCTTTGATGCAGCCAGCTTTATTGGAGGCATCGTGCTGGTGCTGGGCCTGCAGGCTGTCATCTTCTTCCTCTACAAGTTCTGCAAATCCAAGGATAGCAACTACGACAACCTCTAA
- the ppil6 gene encoding probable inactive peptidyl-prolyl cis-trans isomerase-like 6 isoform X3 yields the protein MCFVNGQLIGNEKDLKVWAEEHWDFIFFRPLALYLALAEDFYSSHLGNTKHTFVYMDISIGENAIGRLLFELFSDLCPKTSRNFQQLCTGEAGSTAGNLQLAYKGSIFHRVIPNGWIQGGDISGGKGVGGESIYGPTFEDESFAVPHNKRGILGMANKRRHTNGSQFYITLKPAPWMDTKHVAFGQLIEGTEVLKKLEAVPTYNERPKHECKVMDCGIYVP from the exons ATGTGTTTTGTGAATGGTCAGCTCATTGGTAATGAGAAGGATTTGAAGGTCTGGGCTGAGGAACActgggatttcattttttttaggcCACTTGCTCTCTACTTGGCACTTGCAGAAGATTTCTACTCAAGTCACCTGGGAAACACAAAG CACACATTTGTATACATGGATATCTCCATCGGAGAAAATGCCATAGGGAGGTTACTATTTGAG CTTTTTTCAGATCTCTGTCCAAAGACGAGTCGCAATTTTCAACAACTGTGCACAGGAGAGGCAGGTTCCACTGCCGGCAACCTGCAACTCGCATACAAAGGGTCGATATTTCACCGTGTCATACCTAACGGCTGGATTCAGGGTGGAG ACATCTCAGGAGGAAAAGGAGTGGGTGGAGAATCAATTTACGGGCCAACATTTGAAG aTGAAAGCTTTGCAGTCCCCCACAACAAAAGAGGGATATTGGGGATGGCCAATAAAAGAAGGCACACAAACGGATCTCAATTTTATATTACACTTAAGCCTGCGCCCTGGATGGACACAAAACATGTAGCCTTTGG GCAGTTGATCGAAGGCACAGAGGTTCTGAAGAAACTGGAAGCTGTCCCCACCTACAATGAGAGACCAAAACACGAATGCAAAGTGATGGACTGTGGCATATATGTACCTTaa
- the LOC117403103 gene encoding sialomucin core protein 24 isoform X3, whose product MYWKLLFAALTLTVLGSTTAEEPGACSNQTSCADCSKFLLENQTACQWVVCTAGNSSSFTSHCLNKTEALGTNCTTVNATSCTVPFNTTTTAVTPTTPHNATLPTTAQTNSTVLPTTAPPKKSSFDAASFIGGIVLVLGLQAVIFFLYKFCKSKDSNYDNL is encoded by the exons ATGTATTGGAAACTACTCTTTGCGGCATTAACTCTTACCGTGCTGGGAAGTACAACAGCCGAGGAACCAG GTGCCTGTTCTAATCAGACCAGCTGTGCAGACTGCTCAAAATTCCTCTTAGAGAATCAAACTGCCTGTCAGTGGGTGGTGTGCACAG caggaAACAGCTCCTCATTTACAAGCCACTGTTTGAATAAAACTGAAGCCCTCGGCACAAATTGCACAACTGTCAACGCAACTTCTTGTACAG tTCCTTTTAACACGACCACCACTGCTGTGACTCCAACCACCCCACACAATGCCACCCTTCCAACTACAG CCCAAACCAACTCAACAGTGCTCCCCACCACAGCCCCCCCTAAGAAGTCCAGCTTTGATGCAGCCAGCTTTATTGGAGGCATCGTGCTGGTGCTGGGCCTGCAGGCTGTCATCTTCTTCCTCTACAAGTTCTGCAAATCCAAGGATAGCAACTACGACAACCTCTAA